The Oncorhynchus tshawytscha isolate Ot180627B linkage group LG05, Otsh_v2.0, whole genome shotgun sequence genome includes a window with the following:
- the fam167ab gene encoding protein FAM167A has translation MEAGSTPRIKVYSAWDQVEETDQVEEEEEEEKVGSASEDHMMNLKALAQKLRLETQRLSYLEWKARLEAHSTKTLIVPQQSTRDLVEPEEQWVVPQSEGRSDSESTKRLAEPQLQQELHAEQQEEQEKAKRQPGEPRESLLTSGLTWQHSLPSGVPRRLKNIDEAVGWLRKELNEMPLQDQQLAHQLMRLHSDINKLKIEQTCHQHRRMLNDATYGLEERDELSDLLFDSPVTPGFGLSTPLRLIGVTKMNINSRRFSLC, from the exons ATGGAAGCAGGCTCCACCCCTAGGATCAAGGTGTATAGTGCCTGGGATCAGGTGGAGGAGACAGACCAG gtggaggaggaggaggaggaggagaaggtgggttCAGCTTCAGAAGACCATATGATGAACCTCAAGGCCCTGGCGCAGAAGCTGAGGCTGGAAACACAGAGGCTGTCCTACCTCGAGTGGAAGGCCCGTTTAGAGGCCCATAGCACCAAAACCCTGATTGTACCACAGCAGAGCACCAGGGACTTAGTGGAGCCAGAAGAGCAATGGGTAGTGCCCCAGAGTGAGGGCAGGTCAGACAGTGAGAGCACCAAACGTCTGGCTGAACCACAGCTACAGCAGGAGCTCCACGCAGAGCAAcaagaggagcaggagaaggcCAAACGACAACCGGGGGAGCCCAGAGAGAGCCTCCTGACCTCAGGTTTGACCTGGCAGCACAGCCTGCCCTCTGGAGTGCCGAGGAGACTTAAGAACATCGATGAGGCTGTGGGGTGGCTCAGGAAAGAACTG aaTGAAATGCCTCTCCAGGACCAGCAGTTGGCCCATCAGCTGATGCGTCTCCATAGCGACATCAACAAACTGAAGATCGAGCAGACGTGTCACCAGCACCGCCGCATGCTCAACGATGCCACCTAcgggctggaggagagagatgagttgAGCGACCTGCTCTTTGACTCCCCCGTCACCCCCGGGTTCGGACTCTCCACCCCGCTGAGACTCATAGGGGTCACCAAGATGAACATAAACTCTCGACGCTTTTCCCTCtgctag